The following are encoded in a window of Dysidea avara chromosome 4, odDysAvar1.4, whole genome shotgun sequence genomic DNA:
- the LOC136253916 gene encoding uncharacterized protein has product MHIYDAKTDTHGFIASNDDSVVIAFRGSNSYANWWTDAKYLKERIVEGQPYFAHIGFLHVFRKVYDRIEAHLKPFIGKKKIYTTGHSLGAALASLLAFQISHKYENAKPIHYVFGCPPIGDINLSEYFKERCSHIITIQNDYVATGPVIYLLAVWGFFQPYQLMFLPEVGSHSILDYIAQLEKLP; this is encoded by the coding sequence ATGCATATCTATGATGCTAAAACTGATACACACGGCTTTATTGCTAGTAATGATGACTCAGTGGTGATTGCATTTCGCGGTTCTAACTCCTATGCTAACTGGTGGACAGATGCTAAGTATCTCAAGGAGAGGATTGTTGAGGGCCAACCATATTTTGCTCACATTGGTTTCTTACATGTATTCAGGAAAGTCTACGATCGTATTGAAGCCCACCTAAAGCCCTTTATTGGTAAAAAGAAGATTTACACTACTGGTCATAGCCTTGGTGCAGCCCTGGCATCACTCCTAGCATTTCAGATCTCTCACAAATATGAGAATGCAAAACCAATTCATTATGTGTTTGGGTGTCCACCAATTGGTGATATCAATTTATCAGAATATTTCAAAGAAAGGTGTTCTCACATAATCACCATTCAGAATGACTATGTTGCAACTGGTCCAGTCATCTACTTATTGGCAGTATGGGGATTCTTTCAGCCCTACCAACTGATGTTCCTCCCTGAAGTCGGTAGCCACAGCATTCTTGACTATATTGCACAGTTGGAGAAACTTCCCTAG
- the LOC136252451 gene encoding uncharacterized protein, protein MADKTGVEFLAAWEQLDDASKNKLLQSIQDDPLFEQPRVTSRATKGAADIESIEATAPNVYSDIQLRPYLSYLYYYPTIQWSLDKTPDTDNYWVGLYAKDEKNDKKYLAYQWILKTAQGSYKVGKLKTTEYKYGSSRIEEYEVHIFKQGYQRLDAQSNILRGVVSHLPTNIFSPGAGKLISSQDRRQSDEELNSFLAGIQGDANTTALAKFSSPADALKQWATFTPIQKQLMFPILEQDSLPETIKKPGDRGTDHPESNVYFADHSKLGGVTDPSEAPSQIVLTITLDYSSTYTYPEVDVENEVPSEGAWLGVYRTQGTTDFDPDGYIKSQYVGRGQKGSHKLSYIKEDNPGPTKSTYIGPIFDKKKQTNQNSCYHHWCSNICRPSSTTGYL, encoded by the exons ATGGCTGATAAAACTGGAGTGGAATTTCTTGCTGCATGGGAACAACTTGATGATGCTAGCAAAAATAAACTGTTACAATCAATACAAGATGATCCCCTATTTGAGCAACCCAGAGTCACTTCACGGGCTACAAAAGGAGCAGCAGATATAGAGTCAATCGAGGCAACAGCTCCAAACGTATATTCTGACATTCAGCTGCGTCCTTACCTCAGCTATCTCTACTATTACCCCACCATCCAATGGAGTCTGGACAAGACTCCAGACACTGACAACTACTGGGTAGGATTGTATGCTAAAGATGAAAAGAATGACAAGAAGTATTTGGCATACCAGTGGATACTCAAGACAGCTCAAGGATCATACAAGGTTGGCAAATTAAAAACCACCGAATACAAGTATGGTAGCAGTCGAATAGAGGAATATGAGGTCCACATTTTCAAGCAAGGCTACCAACGCCTGGATGCACAAAGCAATATTCTCAGGGGAGTAGTCAGCCATTTACCAACTAACATTTTCTCGCCAGGTGCCGGAAAGCTGATCTCTAGCCAAGATAGAAGACAATCTGATGAAGAATTGAATAGCTTTCTTGCTGGGATACAAGGAGATGCCAACACCACTGCATTAGCTAAGTTTAGTTCACCTGCAGATGCCCTCAAACAATGGGCCACCTTTACACCAATTCAAAAGCAGCTGATGTTTCCCATCCTAGAACAAGACTCACTACCAGAAACAATAAAGAAGCCAGGTGACAGAGGAACAGATCATCCAGAGTCAAATGTTTACTTTGCTGATCACAGTAAACTAGGAGGAGTTACAGACCCCAGTGAAGCTCCTAGTCAAATTGTGTTAACAATAACACTAGATTACAGCTCCACATATACCTACCCTGAAGTTGATGTAGAAAATGAAGTTCCCAGCGAGGGGGCATGGTTGGGAGTGTATCGTACTCAAGG TACAACAGATTTTGATCCCGATGGATACATTAAATCACAATATGTGGGCAGAGGTCAGAAGGGGTCACACAAGTTGTCttacataaaggaggacaatcCTGGACCAACAAAGAGCACATACATTGGACCAAtttttgacaaaaaaaaacaaacgaATCAGAATAGCTGCTACCACCATTGGTGCAGTAATATCTGTAGACCCTCCTCTACCACCGGCTATCTTTAA